CCCTGTCGAGATCAAACGGACCACATGCAGCTGCAACTAAAAAGTCTCCATTTTTGTCTCTGGCCGCATCCGGATATTGTGATTGATTTAATATATCTTTAATTGTAATAATTCCAACTAATTTGCCTTCACGTACAACAGGAAGTCTTTCAACCTTATTTTCATATGCAACATTCAATGCTTCTTCAGCAGAAACTCCTTCTTCAACAGTTACAACATCAGAAGTCATTATGTCTTTGATTGCAGTGGATGGTTCTGATTTTAAAACAGGTCTGATATCTCTTTTTGAGATAATTCCCATTATTTTATCACCATCAACAACAGGTAAACCGCTGATGAGTTCATTGCGCATTAAGGTTTGAGCCTGTGCAACAGTGGAATCCGGAGAAATTGTTATAACATCACGGATTGTTAAATCTTCAGCGTTTTTAACTTTTCTAACTTCTTCAACCTGTCTTTCCTGTGAGATGTTTCTGTGAATAACTCCTATACCACCCTGCTGGGCCATGGCGATTGCAAGTTCTGCTTCAGTTACGGTATCCATAGCCGCACTTAATACAGGAATGTTCAATTTGATTCCTTTACCTAATTCTACAGTAGTATCTATATCTTTAGGTTCCACATAACTTGCGTTTGGAGTTAAAAGAAAATCATCAAAAGTGTAAGACATTCTTGCTTCTTGGACTTTTTTTGAAAATGACATAACTAACACCTAATTAAAATGAATCAATTAATTCTTTGAGCTCAGCTACAGCAGTGTGATGTATTTTACCAGTGTTTCTGTCACCGCCTACACATGCAGCTCCTCTAATACCAACAACGTCACAGCCGATGTCATGCAATGGTTTTAACTGGTCTTTTTTAACGGAACCTGCAAGTGCAGTCATCAAGCCGTATCCGTGAGCTTCTTCTACGAATTCTTTTAATTTGTCTAAATCTAAGTAATCAAATAATGTGTGACCATCTTTAACAGCAGTATCCAGCATTGCAAGGTCGCAGCCTGCATCTTTTGCAACTTTTGGAATTTCCATAGGATCAACAGCGCCGACACGGTGAGCGTCTGCATATCCTGCTGCTACAATAATTGTATCTTCGCTAATATCTTTTACAGTTTTTACTACATTTTCCATAACTTCAACTGCTTCGTCATGGTCTTTTGTTCCATATAATCCAACTTTAATGTAATCTGCCCCTGATACGTGAGCTCCCATTGCTGCAAGTGAAACAGTACCCGGTTTGTAAGGCACATCTCCCAAAGTAGCACTTACAAGCTTGTCTTCAGGAGTCAATTCTCTGATTTCTTTTATTACCCAAGGGAAATTTGCACCAAGTGAACCTTCCTTAGGGTTTTTTACATCAACAATGTCTGCTCCACCTTCAATAGATTCGAGAGCTTCTTCACGATTTATAGGACTTATTAATAGAAGCATGTATTTCCTCCAA
Above is a window of uncultured Methanobrevibacter sp. DNA encoding:
- a CDS encoding (5-formylfuran-3-yl)methyl phosphate synthase encodes the protein MLLLISPINREEALESIEGGADIVDVKNPKEGSLGANFPWVIKEIRELTPEDKLVSATLGDVPYKPGTVSLAAMGAHVSGADYIKVGLYGTKDHDEAVEVMENVVKTVKDISEDTIIVAAGYADAHRVGAVDPMEIPKVAKDAGCDLAMLDTAVKDGHTLFDYLDLDKLKEFVEEAHGYGLMTALAGSVKKDQLKPLHDIGCDVVGIRGAACVGGDRNTGKIHHTAVAELKELIDSF